The genomic region CTTCCCCAGCTACCGCGCCTTCCACACCGCCTGGCTCACGGCCTGCGCGCACCAGCCTGGCCCACCCGTCGAACGCCACCATGACGACGGCGCCTGATGAGCGTCCCGGTGCATCGGCACCACGCGGCAGCGTGGCCGGCCCGACGAAGGGCCGCCCTCATCTGCTTCGCCGGCGCCCTGGCAGCTCCATGAGCGGGCTGATCCGGTCGACGTGGTCTTGGAGGGTAGCTATCCTCACCTGCCACTCGTCTGTGTGCGTCACACCGATCGCGGCCAGGATGGTCAAGGCATGCACCCAGTGGTGCGCGGCACCCTCAACGTCCCCGAGCTTCTCGAGTGCGTGGGCCAGACCGTCGTGTGCCCTGGCCTGGTCCACCGGCTGACACAGGGCCGATGCCACGTCGAGCGCCTGCTGGTGCCTGACCAGCGCCTCCTCAGCGTGGCCCAACGCCAGTTCCAGCCGACCAATGCCCTGATGCGCTTCCAGCTCCCAGTTCGGTGAGCCGAGTTCGCGGGCCAGTTGCAGAGCGTTGTGATAGCAGTCGGCAGCTGCTGAAAGGTCCCCCAGGAGTCGATGCGACTCGGCCAAGCCGTCCAGGCAGCGGAGCTCGTTGTGACGGTTGCCGTTGGTCCGCGCCTCCTGCAAGGCCTGCTCGAACATCCCCATTGCCCGGGCTGGATCGCCTTGCCGGAGATGGTGATGTCCAGCGGCGGACAGAAGTTTGCCGAGACTCCGGTGACGGACCGACCGAGCAATCTCCAGAGCACGCTCGTTGTACACCATCGCTTGCGCGACCTCGCCCCGTTTGCCATGAATCCAGCTCAGGCCGTTGAGGGCGTCGAGCATGCCCGCCGGGTTGCCGAGCTCATCCGCGAGGTCCAGGGCCTTCATCAGGTCCCGGAGCCCTTCGTCATTGCGGTCCAGGATGCCGTGGACCAGCCCACGGCCGTGCAACGCAGCCATCTTCCCGTGACGATGGCCGGCTGCGTCGGCGAGCTGCAGTGCTTCGGCGTACTCCACAAAGGCTGACGCGTGGGCTCCGCGCAGCCGCAGGCACTCACCGAGTCGGATCGAGCTTTCGGCCTCGCCAGCGGTGTCGCCGACTGCCCGAGCGACTTCTCGCGCTTGCCGGTGCAGTGACTGGAGTTCGGCCGAGCGGCCTACGGTGCGAAAGTAGACGTACAGCGTGTCGGCCAGGTGCCTGGCACAAGCCGGCCGGTCGGCCGTCACCGTGTGCTCCGCAACGGCGAGCACCGTGGACAACTCCGCCTTCAACCAGGTGCTTGCCTGCTCCGCAGTGGCAGGCGGCACCTGTACCGGCTGGTGGATCGGTAGATTCTCGGCTCGATCGGGATACAGCAAGCGCACCGCCGCCGTCGTACTGCGGCAGTAGTGATCCACCAACCGCCCGAGTGCCTCGCGTCGGCCTTGCAGTGACTCATGCACAGCCACTGTGCGGCCGGCGTGTTCCTTCACGAGGTCATGGAAGCTGTAGCGCCCGAACGACCGCTCCTGCAGCAGATGGGCGTCAAGCAGACGCTCCAGTTCACGCATGTCATCAGTGGCAGGCGACCCGAGCAGGGCGGTGGCTGACTCGGCCGTGAAGTCGCTGCCCGGATGCAGCCCCAACAGCCGGTAGGCGCGTCGCAGCTCTGGACGAAGCTGGCGGTAGGACAGGTCGATCGCGGCGGCCACGCTACGCGGGCCGGCTTCCAACTCAGCCAACCTGTCCCGGTGCCGCCGCAGCAGGTCGAGCAGCTGCTGGGGTTCCCAGGACGGGTGGGCCCTGAATCGGGCTGCCGCGATCCGGATCGCCAGCGGCAGCAGCCCGCATTGTTCCGCGATCTGGATCAGCACCTGCCGTGATGTGTCTGTCAGCCGGTGCCGCCCCGCGACGTGACAGAAAAGTGTCACGGCTTCGTCGGGGGAAAGGCCGTCAAGGGAGACGGTGGCGGTGGTGTCCAGGCCGGCCAGCCGCTGCCGGCTGGTGACGAGGACGCCGCATGTTCGCGAACCGGGCAACAGGGGCTTGAGCTGTGCCTCGTCGGCGGCGTTGTCGAGCAGCAGCAGGACAGCTCGGCCGGCGAGCAAGCCGCGGAAGAGGCCGGCCCGGTCTTCCTGGTGGCGAGGTAGCTGGTCGGCCGGGACACCCAGCGCTTGCAGCAGCCGACCGAGTGCCTCTGCCGGTCGGACCGGCTCGACACCGTCGGTATGGCCGTGCAGGTCGATGAAGAGCTGTCCGTCGGGGAACCTCGGCGCCAGCTGATGCGCGACGTGGACTGCCAGTGCGGTCTTGCCGCTGCCGGCCATCCCGTCGATGGCAGCCAGTGCCATGACACGATCCCCGGCCGACTGCGCCAACTGCTCGACCTGCTCGGTGCGTCCGACGAATCCAGGCACATCCGGGGGCAAGGAGCGGGGTTCGCCGCGCAACTGTTCCGCGTGGACGGTCGGACGCGAATCAGTCGGCGGTGGGCCAGCACCAGGCTCGGAACTCACCGCGACGTGTCTGGCCGCGTCGTCGCTCAGCAGCCGCTGGTGCACCTCCTGGAGTTGCGCGCCCGGCCCGACTCCCAGCTCCTTGGCAAGCCGGCTCCGAATGACGTCGTACAAGCCGAGGGCCTCCGCTGGTCGGCCGCAATCCGACAGCACGTGCAGCAGACGGGCCCACAACGACTCACGCAGCGGATGCGCCGCGGCGAGCTCGCGCAGTCCAGCCAGCAGCTCGCCCGCGTGTACCCCTGCCTCGTCAAGGTCCACGCGTCGTTCGACGCCCGACAGGTAAAGCTCCACCAAGCGCGGAGTCACCACCGTCGACAGCCAGTCGGAATGCACGCTGTCGAAGGGATCACCGGTCCACAGCTTCAGTGCGGTTTTGATGCCGGCCAACTCGGTTGCATGGTCCGGCTGAGCGAACGCCGTACGAAGCAGATTCTCGAAGTGCAGCACGTCGACCTGATGCGGTGGGAGCGTGAGGGCGTAACCGCCCGCCTTGGTACGGATCGCAGTGGGCCCCAGCACTTGGCGCAGGCGCGACACGAGGGTGTGCATGCTCCGCCGGACGTGGCGGGGCAGGTCTTCGCCCCACAGCCGGTCCGCGAGAGTGTCAGCGAGGACGTACTCGCCGGTGGAGACGGCGAGGACCGCCAGCAGCGTCCGAGCCCTGCCGCCGCTGATCTCGACCGGCTGTCCGGCCACCGTGACCACCAGCTGCCCGAACAGCCGAACCTGGATCTCTGGTGAGTCAGCGCTCACCACTCCACCACCCCGCCTCGAGATCGTCGGCTATGGACTCTGCGGAGATTATCGGCTCAAGTGCGGCCCAGGTGGTGGCTCCGGCTCGTCGAACGAGAGATGTTCACCTGGTTCCAGTGGTCGGAGGTGGTGGTTGCTGGAACGATGGGGCGGAGTGAGCGTTTGATTACGCCACGTGGTGGCGGCGGTGGAGGGCGTGTGACGGTGGAATGTCTGTCCACCTGTCGGGCGTCATGAGGTAGTCTCGGGACTCCCGGCTTGGGCCAGTGTTGTCCCGCGGCCAGTAGTTGACCGTAGGACGACGGGAGCCCCTGGATGTTTGGTCGCCCCCCCATCTTGAACCGGCAGAGGCCCGCTGAGGGTCTGTACGACGGGCAGCACGAGCACGACGCGTGCGGTGTTGCCTTCGTCGCCACCCTGACCGGTGAACCGAGCCATGACATCGTGGCGAAGGCTTTGACCGCCCTGCGCAACCTCGAGCACCGCGGTGCCTCCGGCGCCGAGCCCGACTCCGGTGACGGCGCCGGCATCCTGATCCAGGTACCGGACGCGTTCTACCGCAAGGTGTGCGACTTCGAGCTGCCGGTTGCGCGTGCGTACGCGACCGGGATCGCGTTCCTGCCGCAGGACCCGGACGACGCCGCCAAGGCGGTTGCCCGGATCGAGGAGCTGGCCGACGAGGAGAACCTGACGGTCCTGGGCTGGCGCGACGTGCCGACCACGCCCGACCTGCTCGGCGCCACGGCGCGCTCGGTGATGCCGGTGTTCCGCCAGCTGTTCGTCGCGGCGAAGACCGGCCGCGTGCTGGGCCTGGCCCTGGAGCGGATGGCGTTCCGGCTGCGCAAGCGGGCCGAGCGGGAGACCGCGACGTACTTCCCGTCGCTGTCCGGCCGGACCGTCACCTACAAGGGCATGCTGACCACCGACCAGCTGGACAAGTTCTTCCCCGAGCTGACCGACCCCGACCTCGCCTCGGCGATCGGTGTCGTGCACAGCCGGTTCTCCACCAACACGTTCCCGTCCTGGCCGCTGGCCCACCCGTACCGGTACATCGCCCACAACGGCGAGATCAACACCGTGCAGGGCAACCGGAACTGGATGCGCGCTCGCGAAGCGCTGCTGGCCAGCGACCTGATCCCGGGCGACCTGGAGCAGCTGTACCCGATCTGTACGCCGGGCGCGTCCGACTCCGCGTCGTTCGACGAGGTGCTGGAACTGCTGCACCTGGGCGGCCGGTCGCTGCCGCACGCGATGCTGATGATGATCCCGGAGGCGTGGGAGAACGCCACCACGATGGACCCCAAGCGCCGCGCGTTCTACGAGTTCCACTCCACCCTGATGGAGCCCTGGGACGGACCGGCGTCGGTGGTCTTCTCCGACGGCACCAAGGTCGGTGCGGTGCTCGACCGCAACGGCCTGCGCCCGTCGCGGTACTGGGTCACCGAGGACGGCCTGGTCGTGCTGGCCTCCGAGGCCGGTGTGCTGGACATCGACCCGGCCACCGTCACCCAGAAGGGCCGGCTCGAGCCGGGCCGGATCTTCCTGGTCGACGTCGAGCAGCACCGGATCATCACCGACTCCGAGGTGAAGACCGCGCTCGCCGAGGAGCACCCGTACGACGAGTGGCTGCACGCCGGCCTGATCCGGTTCGAGGACCTGCAGGAGCGCGAGCACGTCGTGCACAGCCATGCCTCGGTCACCCGCCGTCAGCAGGTCTTCGGCTACACCGAGGAGGAGCTGCGGCTGCTGCTCACCCCGATGGCGAAGACCGGCGCGGAGCCGATCGGCTCGATGGGCACCGACACGCCGATCGCCGTCCTGA from Kribbella flavida DSM 17836 harbors:
- a CDS encoding AfsR/SARP family transcriptional regulator, with the translated sequence MSADSPEIQVRLFGQLVVTVAGQPVEISGGRARTLLAVLAVSTGEYVLADTLADRLWGEDLPRHVRRSMHTLVSRLRQVLGPTAIRTKAGGYALTLPPHQVDVLHFENLLRTAFAQPDHATELAGIKTALKLWTGDPFDSVHSDWLSTVVTPRLVELYLSGVERRVDLDEAGVHAGELLAGLRELAAAHPLRESLWARLLHVLSDCGRPAEALGLYDVIRSRLAKELGVGPGAQLQEVHQRLLSDDAARHVAVSSEPGAGPPPTDSRPTVHAEQLRGEPRSLPPDVPGFVGRTEQVEQLAQSAGDRVMALAAIDGMAGSGKTALAVHVAHQLAPRFPDGQLFIDLHGHTDGVEPVRPAEALGRLLQALGVPADQLPRHQEDRAGLFRGLLAGRAVLLLLDNAADEAQLKPLLPGSRTCGVLVTSRQRLAGLDTTATVSLDGLSPDEAVTLFCHVAGRHRLTDTSRQVLIQIAEQCGLLPLAIRIAAARFRAHPSWEPQQLLDLLRRHRDRLAELEAGPRSVAAAIDLSYRQLRPELRRAYRLLGLHPGSDFTAESATALLGSPATDDMRELERLLDAHLLQERSFGRYSFHDLVKEHAGRTVAVHESLQGRREALGRLVDHYCRSTTAAVRLLYPDRAENLPIHQPVQVPPATAEQASTWLKAELSTVLAVAEHTVTADRPACARHLADTLYVYFRTVGRSAELQSLHRQAREVARAVGDTAGEAESSIRLGECLRLRGAHASAFVEYAEALQLADAAGHRHGKMAALHGRGLVHGILDRNDEGLRDLMKALDLADELGNPAGMLDALNGLSWIHGKRGEVAQAMVYNERALEIARSVRHRSLGKLLSAAGHHHLRQGDPARAMGMFEQALQEARTNGNRHNELRCLDGLAESHRLLGDLSAAADCYHNALQLARELGSPNWELEAHQGIGRLELALGHAEEALVRHQQALDVASALCQPVDQARAHDGLAHALEKLGDVEGAAHHWVHALTILAAIGVTHTDEWQVRIATLQDHVDRISPLMELPGRRRSR